From Impatiens glandulifera chromosome 7, dImpGla2.1, whole genome shotgun sequence:
AGCAAATGGTTCAAAGAAGGTTAGTTCACTTTACCATTCTTTCTTTCTGGGAATATGTGTTGAAACATCTTGCCCatatgaaaataattgttatttacAGCTACAAATATAATCCCATAGTTTTGCCCTATTCTTCTCTATTTTACTTGGTTGGTGTTGATCGTTGATCTGTTAGGTTATGCTGTTTCGCTAAATATCAATCCGACCCTAATGGACCAACTATCAAGACCTTGTATCATATATAGATAGGGTTGGTTTGTCAAATATTTGACCTTATACATCCACAAATTCACATCCCACTTGTTTGTGAactaacataaaaaatgtaataaacgAAATTATAAGTACAAATACACCAACCTCAATTGAAACTTTGTTGGTAACAAAGACTACGAGATCAAGTTTATGAGTACTCACAAATAGTAACAGATAAtaagtggttaaaatatatatttttcagttGAATAAATGTAGCAATGATAATAATTGAAAGAGATATAAAGTCTTCCAATTGAACAAAAGCAATTGAAGTGTAAATGCTACAACACTTAGCAACTCAAGGATAATACAAAGTCTAAATTTCCTTATTAATAGACATGTTTATTTTCATATCTGAGTCCATTTTTAGCAAGTtcattgttaataatatttgcTACGAACATAAATGAACAAATTTTACATGTTCAATTGTTTCAAGTTAGTTTATATTTGCAAATATTTCTTCCTCCATCCcagcattaatatatattcagtGCAACCAATTTTGAGTACAAATTAGGGATGATATCGGGTTGATTGAATTATTTGACTAAATATCAATCTGGCCCTAATAGATTCGTTTGTACTTTGTCGAGACCCTGTATCCCCCGCCCCTATATTCTGTGGAATCTATGTCTTTTGGTTCAGTTAAGGTCAAGTAGGGAGAGTTGGGATGCTCAATCCTAATTTTGGTTATTCTTACTATTTGTGTTGCGGGATAAACactaaatatgatttttttttctaaataaaaacttGTCATAGATTGGAGTGACTGGATTTTGCATGGGTGGTGCTTTATCTATTGCAAGTTCTGTTTTACTCCCTGAGGTGGATGCTGTTGTAGCTTTTTATGGGGTTCCTTCATCAGAGCTTGCTGATCCTGCTCAAGCTAAGGCACCTCTGCAGGCTCACTTTGGTGAGCTTGATAACTTTGTTGGGTTTTCAGATATCACGGTATGTAAATCAATTCTTTTGTCGGTTCCTCTGCATGATGTTCGATGTGGAAATTAGGGTCTTGTTTTGATCTGCGTTAATTGgatttaatctcaaataacctaCTATCTCATCACTGATCAGGTCATTCATCTACTTAACCAAAATATCCAAACAcccttttattaattttcaataacttaCACCGAAGAACGTTTCAAATAACGTACTagttatccaaataacccaagatcaaacaagacctagtatttattacaatattatagTCATGATTTCATTGTAAATTGCCAAACTAAAAGTTGATAGTGTTATTGTTTGTTGGTACAAGATTTTTTCTGGATAATGATGAAATTATGTTTTAGATACTTATTCAGAGTATAGTGTGGTTTTTGTTCTTCCATTTGGTgtacaaatcattttctaattcatgatccaaattttagtttaatcttTTGTTTCATTCAGTATGGAGATTTGTTCTAGATGACAATCAGATTAAATTTTGAATCATGatcagattatttttaaatcactGTGATTTTTGTCCAACATAACAAATATAGATTATTTCAGATCATGCTCAACATGAAAATATTTGGTACCAAACCAGCCCAATTGAATGTTTGATCATCTCAATGAAGCTTGGGTAAATATTGGATCTTGAATCTAATGACGAGAGAATTACCAAATGTGAAgattattaaatcatttaaagaaGTTCTCTTGTAACtcgatctcttcttcttctttttccattCAGGCTGCCAAAGGTTTGGAAGAGAAGCTGAAAGCATCTGTAGTACCTAATGAGGTACACATTTATCCAGGCACTGCACATGCTTTCTTGAACAGGTCTCCTGAAGGTATTCAGAGGAAGAAAGATATGGGAATTGCTGATGAAGACGAAGCTTCAGCTGAATTAGCCTGGTCTCGTTTCAGCTCGTGGATGAGCAGTTATCTTTCCGCCTGAGCAATCTGGATACATTCTACTTTCTGAAATATCACTTTGAAGCTTGTGTGTGTGGAAATTCTAGGAAAATAAAGTATCTTGTTAAGACTAATAATATTCACATACTTCTTAATCTGGATCCAGATAAAACTGcaataaatttttgaatttgaGTTTGAAGAAGTTCAGATACATGTCATGTTTTTTGGAATACAAAAAAGTTTTCCTTCTGATCGAAAAATAAGTTTCTTTTTTAACCTGTGTTTATTTCTTAGGGTGAATCGAACCTGCTACCCTGGTTGGCTAAGTTGTCTTGTTATGATTAATAATTGACATACTTCTTAATCTAGATCCTGGTTTGGATCTAAGAGAGAAACCGgtcaattttgttttgaatttaggTCAGATAAAGTTGAACACACACCCCGTTTTTGTGACaaaaaatagtattttcaaATGAACTCAACTTGTTGACCATGGCATCTCATAATTTGACAAATCATGTTGATTTATAGTAGACCTTGACACTTTGAATGCAACCAATTGTTTACGAATAGGTGTTTACATCAGTTTTCTAGGTGGGGTTTTTAATTTTGCTCTAAAAAGTTGTCAACTTGGTGAAGAATACAACACAATTGGTCCCATCTTTAAGAATTTTGGCTTTAGTCTTAGCATGTTAGCTACACATTGTTTTCCCATCCCCACACTATCGTAGAAATTATCGTAATCTGATTTCAGATGAAGCAACTTGCGTAGTTACTTCTGCTAGTTAGAAATGTCTAAATGGCGTTTTCACCGTCGTCTTAGAAGCTTCTAATG
This genomic window contains:
- the LOC124945303 gene encoding protein usf, which translates into the protein MAHSDFKKVQIQRDDTVFDAYVVGKDDAPGIVVLQEWWGIDTEIKNHALKISQFGSGYKALIPDLYRGKVGLDVAEAQHLMDGLDWQGAVKDIKASINWLKANGSKKIGVTGFCMGGALSIASSVLLPEVDAVVAFYGVPSSELADPAQAKAPLQAHFGELDNFVGFSDITAAKGLEEKLKASVVPNEVHIYPGTAHAFLNRSPEGIQRKKDMGIADEDEASAELAWSRFSSWMSSYLSA